From the genome of Papaver somniferum cultivar HN1 chromosome 2, ASM357369v1, whole genome shotgun sequence, one region includes:
- the LOC113351500 gene encoding uncharacterized protein LOC113351500 → MQNSGGFDICFPSGDKNLESNCSIEEVDAIVPPIMNVTPTIDKEKGFTGLLESPKEFPSLSVDKIIDVGASVHALHSVVEIPSSVTAVEQITEPVVSTEILTAQVLSTINTEVTNTDGWKEVTGTNTNFRKVDTSNSGKGFVSPSKFQALIEVAEKQDHIFSKVISKPVKGKNVKGVPNVITRKQASTSVKSNVNMEVQVLLNPSLLWVAEPKIKVSGGGIKSLNLVGMSKMIIHNSSDTAKGNIWLFWNSSLSKPVVISSSSQAITVKVGDVMVTVIHAASITADKIVLWEEMIEISQMNYPWMIIRDFNVVLSYDEKVEGRRPLRVSMQDFRDCLESCNLIQSTRTGIKYSWCNNRVGKKRILCDLYKAFYNLKWLEKYDGWSYKVCVKGTSDHGPLFGSIVNTCRPVNAPFRYQHIWTSHLGFIEVIKNAWNEASSDADPENVELLNKLVTARGRHEIASQQYNELMRAKSRVKWIKEGGANTTFFHATIKLRQSQNNITELESTEGNVVCEQSQIVDILVDNYTKKFEYQNITIQEEILDVVPKVLNDEDNNFLDTVPTAMEIKEAVFNMNANIAPGPDGFPGCFYKFAWDIIGAELIEALRFCWTHIFIPKGAFIKGRNIHDKIVLASEMINELNIKRRGGNVGLKLDITQAYDSLSWEFLFEVLRRFGFSEIGISWLRKIFESAKISVLVNGGPFGFFGVGRGFRQGDPLSPILFILAEEVLRRNISKMVQEGKIQAMVTRGNFQPSHLMFADDIFIFCNGHKKSLDNLMNLLSKYQNSSGKVVNRNKSKCFVGGVSHAIRIEIAEYLQMGLSELPDNYLGVILNPGRVKSYQVWEMVELMEKMLAGWMVKKLVTMKWDQVNAPIMEGGLGLRRLEVMNKALLMKLLCKIETKEVEWTQFMRNKYKIKNNEWISSYRQSSIWQGIK, encoded by the exons ATGCAAAACTCAGGTGGCTTTGATATATGTTTTCCTTCTGGTGATAAAAATTTGGAGTCAAACTGTAGTATAGAAGAAGTGGATGCTATAGTTCCACCTATTATGAATGTTACTCCAACAATTGATAAGGAGAAAGGATTTACTGGTCTTCTGGAATCACCTAAGGAGTTTCCTTCTTTATCTGTGGATAAAATTATTGATGTGGGTGCAAGTGTGCATGCTTTACATTCAGTTGTGGAAATTCCTTCTAGTGTAACAGCTGTAGAGCAAATAACAGAACCAGTTGTATCAACTGAGATACTAACTGCTCAAGTCTTATCAACAATAAACACTGAAGTAACAAATACAGATGGCTGGAAGGAAGTAACTGGTACAAATACAAATTTCAGAAAAGTGGATACTTCAAATTCAGGTAAAGGTTTTGTCTCTCCAAGTAAATTTCAAGCACTTATTGAGGTAGCTGAAAAACAGGATCATATTTTTTCTAAAGTGATCAGCAAACCTGTTAAAGGTAAGAATGTTAAAGGTGTTCCTAATGTTATAACTAGAAAACAAGCTAGTACTTCAGTCAAATCAAATGTTAATATGGAGGTACAAGTACTTCTCAA TCCTTCTTTATTGTGGGTAGCTGAACCTAAAATAAAAGTATCTGGTGGTGGAATTAAGAGTTTGAATTTAGTTGGGATGAGTAAAATGATCATACACAATTCTAGTGATACTGCAAAGGGTAATATATGGCTTTTTTGGAATTCTTCTTTATCTAAACCAGTAGTGATTTCATCTTCAAGTCAAGCTATTACTGTTAAAGTGGGTGATGTTATGGTTACTGTGATTCATGCAGCAAGCATTACTGCAGACAAAATAGTTTTATGGGAAGAGATGATAGAAATTAGTCAAATGAACTATCCATGGATGATAATTAGGGATTTTAATGTTGTGCTGAGTTATGATGAAAAAGTTGAAGGAAGAAGACCACTCAGAGTATCAATGCAGGATTTTAGAGACTGTCTAGAGTCTTGCAATTTAATTCAATCCACAAGAACTGGAATCAAATATTCTTGGTGCAATAATAGAGTTGGTAAAAAGAGAATTTTGTGTGATCTTTATAAAGCATTCTATAACCTTAAATGGTTGGAAAAATATGATGGTTGGTCATACAAAGTATGTGTAAAAGGAACATCAGATCATGGTCCCCTATTTGGTTCTATTGTGAATACTTGTAGGCCTGTGAATGCCCCTTTTAGGTATCAACATATTTGGACTTCTCATCTTGGTTTTATTGAAGTGATAAAAAATGCATGGAATGAAGCAAGTTCAG ATGCAGATCCTGAAAATGTTGAGCTATTAAACAAACTGGTAACAGCAAGGGGGAGACATGAAATTGCTTCTCAACAATATAATGAATTAATGAGGGCCAAGTCAAGAGTGAAATGGATAAAGGAGGGTGGTGCAAATACAACTTTTTTTCATGCAACTATTAAATTAAGGCAATCTCAAAACAATATTACTGAACTGGAAAGCACTGAAGGCAATGTGGTATGTGAACAATCTCAAATTGTAGATATTTTGGTTGATAATTATACAAAGAAATTTGAATATCAGAATATTACAATTCAAGAAGAGATTTTGGATGTAGTTCCTAAAGTTCTAAATGATGAAGATAACAACTTCCTTGATACTGTTCCCACTGCAATGGAAATAAAAGAAGCAGTTTTTAACATGAATGCAAATATTGCTCCAGGGCCAGATGGATTTCCTGGCTGTTTCTACAAGTTTGCATGGGACATTATTGGTGCAGAGTTAATTGAAGCATTACGATTCTGTTGGACTCACATATTTATACCTAAAG GTGCATTTATTAAAGGGAGGAATATTCATGATAAAATTGTGTTAGCTTCTGAAATGATTAATGAACTCAATATTAAGAGGAGAGGTGGAAATGTTGGGCTTAAACTGGATATAACTCAAGCATATGATTCATTGAGTTGGGAATTTTTGTTTGAAGTACTTAGAAGATTTGGATTTTCTGAAATTGGTATTAGTTGGCTCAGGAAAATATTTGAATCTGCAAAGATCTCTGTACTTGTCAATGGTGGTCCATTTGGTTTTTTTGGTGTTGGAAGGGGTTttagacaaggtgatccattGTCACCCATTTTATTCATTCTTGCAGAGGAAGTGCTTCGCAGAAATATATCAAAAATGGTGCAGGAGGGTAAGATACAAGCAATGGTGACTAGAGGTAATTTTCAACCTTCACACTTAATGTTTGCTGATGATATTTTCATTTTCTGCAATGGCCACAAAAAATCATTGGATAACTTAATGAATTTattgagtaaatatcaaaattCATCTGGGAAAGTGGTGAATAGAAACAAAAGTAAATGTTTTGTTGGTGGAGTTTCACATGCAATAAGAATTGAAATAGCTGAATACCTGCAAATGGGATTATCTGAGCTGCCTGATAATTACTTGGGGGTCATTTTAAATCCTGGCAGAGTAAAATCATATCAAGTTTGGGAGATGGTAGAATTAATGGAGAAGATGTTAGCTGGTTGGATGG TCAAAAAGCTAGTTACTATGAAATGGGATCAAGTTAATGCTCCAATAATGGAAGGTGGTTTGGGTTTAAGGAGATTGGAGGTGATGAATAAAGCTTTGTTAATGAAACTTTTGTGTAAAATTGAAACAAAGGAGGTGGAGTGGACTCAGTTCAtgagaaataaatacaagattaAAAATAATGAATGGATATCATCTTACAGACAATCATCAATTTGGCAAGGAATTAAATGA
- the LOC113348196 gene encoding uncharacterized protein LOC113348196, producing MTSTRSLQVSHHFNLNSSFLKHNRNTVTHTLQFLPSKSVILPSKLSCSMITIPRVLVGQSSKVFQRSSHTFFRFFYWCVSYLSAKMYNQVTELPTAVKTLVIIALLSGFIEELRKIMWDYFLVLTMMHKNRFKVGDTVRIISNGKMVTGEVSDVDNFHVSIARKTGGVLAVPNKEFIKTLENLSQLEVKKRFKFDLVVKMHLSETVEAGIRSCFKKLDEDTKLYTSNFEVRMQKFDGEKNTLALIASGLSNSKEQICRDQRYSCLQVSRCSGEV from the exons ATGACTTCAACAAGAAGTCTTCAGGTCAGCCATCACTTCAATCTGAACTCATCATTCCTGAAACACAATAGGAATACAGTCACTCACACATTACAATTTTTACCTTCAAAATCTGTCATATTACCCTCAAAGCTTAGCTGTTCCATGATAACTATACCCAGGGTGCTTGTTGGTCAGAGTTCAAAAGTTTTTCAACGTTCATCTCATACTTTCTTTAGATTCTTCTATTGGTGTGTTAGCTATTTGAGTGCTAAGATGTACAATCAAGTAACCGAGCTTCCAACTGCTGTCAAGACTTTGGTTATTATCGCTTTGCTAAGCGGTTTCATCGAAGAGCTTAGGAAAATCATGTGGGACTATTTCTTGGTACTTACGATGATGCacaagaatcggttcaaagttggCGATACCGTTAGGATTATCTCTAATGGAAAAATGGTCACGGGAGAGGTCAGTGATGTTGATAATTTTCATGTCTCTATTGCAAGAAAAACAGGCGGTGTGCTTGCTGTTCCAAATAAAGAGTTTATCAAGACCCTGGAGAATTTAAGTCAGCTAGAAGTGAAGAAACGGTTTAAGTTCGATTTAGTTGTGAAGATGCACCTCTCAGAGACAGTTGAGGCTGGAATTAGGAGTTGCTTTAAGAAGCTTGATGAAGATACTAAGCTATATACTAGCAATTTTGAAGTCAGAATGCAGAAGTTTGATGGGGAGAAAAATACTTTGGCGCTAA TTGCAAGTGGCTTGTCTAATTCAAAGGAACAAATATGTCGTGACCAGC GTTACTCTTGCCTCCAAGTTTCTAGATGTTCTGGGGAGGTGTGA